A single Pseudomonas putida DNA region contains:
- a CDS encoding 2,4'-dihydroxyacetophenone dioxygenase family protein, whose product MPMPTPVFEHKELLTLNTHELPIYENALAPYFPGVHVQPLYLDPNLGIWTLRVIFEPGVCLPCHYHTGPVHLFTLTGRWNYVEYPEQPQTAGCYLYEPGGSIHTFSVPADNSETTETLMVVQGANINFDQAGNFVNVMDASDIMQVIDRLVQERGLEPARYIRPGHAGYTVG is encoded by the coding sequence ATGCCAATGCCCACTCCCGTGTTCGAGCACAAGGAACTGCTCACCCTCAACACACATGAGTTGCCGATCTATGAGAATGCCCTCGCGCCTTATTTTCCGGGCGTCCACGTACAGCCTTTGTATCTGGACCCGAACCTGGGGATCTGGACCCTGCGCGTGATCTTCGAGCCCGGCGTCTGCCTGCCGTGCCACTACCACACAGGCCCCGTTCACCTGTTCACCCTGACCGGGCGCTGGAACTATGTGGAGTACCCTGAGCAACCGCAGACCGCCGGCTGCTACCTGTACGAACCGGGCGGCTCGATCCATACCTTCAGCGTGCCTGCAGACAATAGCGAAACCACCGAGACCCTGATGGTGGTGCAGGGCGCGAACATCAACTTCGACCAGGCAGGCAACTTCGTCAACGTGATGGATGCCAGCGACATCATGCAGGTCATCGACCGCCTGGTGCAGGAGCGCGGCCTGGAGCCTGCGCGCTACATCCGCCCTGGCCACGCCGGCTACACCGTCGGCTGA